From one Gammaproteobacteria bacterium genomic stretch:
- a CDS encoding GspH/FimT family protein: MAWGRRKIFRNPACGFTLLELLLVLVLVSILVLVVSPALTKSKGFHRTDLKKTARELVSALRYTRSTAIRKAKAVEFKLNPLQSKLWYPAMQVGQWQVLPQTQVLFTTAGSSVRADGSGAIRFFADGSSSGGEIQLSREGRSYTIVVSWLTGKVSLQEG; this comes from the coding sequence ATGGCTTGGGGGAGGCGCAAGATTTTTAGAAATCCTGCCTGCGGGTTTACCTTATTGGAACTGTTATTGGTTTTGGTGTTGGTCTCAATTTTAGTTTTAGTCGTATCTCCCGCCTTAACTAAAAGCAAAGGGTTTCACCGCACTGACTTGAAAAAGACCGCCAGAGAACTGGTCAGTGCCTTACGTTATACCCGGTCAACGGCTATTCGCAAGGCAAAAGCGGTTGAATTTAAACTAAATCCGCTGCAGAGCAAACTGTGGTATCCGGCTATGCAAGTGGGACAATGGCAGGTGCTACCGCAAACCCAAGTGCTATTTACTACAGCTGGGTCCAGCGTTCGAGCTGATGGTAGCGGGGCTATTCGCTTTTTTGCGGATGGCAGTTCCAGTGGTGGGGAGATCCAGCTGAGCAGGGAAGGGCGGAGTTATACCATAGTAGTGAGTTGGTTGACCGGTAAGGTGAGTCTGCAGGAAGGATAG
- a CDS encoding type II secretion system GspH family protein, whose protein sequence is MKSRKNAGFSLLEVIVAFSILAMSMVVIANAFSNAIRAAHISSAYLHASTLAQNKLEQLKFTRLTEGVLDGVFETGERWRAVIKPADWSQADLPILAYDINVEVSWGAEGGRTVQLDTVQLVPRL, encoded by the coding sequence ATGAAATCTAGAAAAAACGCCGGATTCTCGCTTCTAGAAGTGATTGTTGCTTTTTCTATTCTCGCCATGTCCATGGTGGTTATCGCCAATGCTTTCTCCAATGCCATTCGTGCTGCGCATATTAGCAGCGCTTATTTGCATGCAAGTACTTTGGCGCAGAACAAACTGGAACAATTGAAGTTTACCCGTTTAACCGAGGGTGTGTTGGACGGTGTGTTTGAGACGGGCGAGCGCTGGCGCGCTGTGATCAAACCGGCGGATTGGAGCCAAGCCGATTTACCCATATTGGCTTATGACATCAATGTGGAAGTCAGCTGGGGTGCCGAAGGTGGACGTACTGTACAACTGGATACTGTGCAACTGGTGCCCCGCTTATGA
- a CDS encoding SCO family protein yields the protein MHKSNWTILNRLLLSLVVVVAISWAWWNSPRPGPAFTPVGGDFTLHSSAGPVSLKNFRGKVVLMYFGFSHCPDICPTTLKTWAQALDSLDPAAQDRVQGLFISIDPQRDTLKWLEKFTHYFHSSILGLSGSQQELQQVADLYQVKYRVEYSQNRPDEVIKVEHTPFVYIINPHGGIHTLLPHDSSTAGVLNAVELALTLQDYSI from the coding sequence ATGCACAAATCTAACTGGACTATCCTCAACAGACTCTTGTTATCTCTTGTGGTTGTGGTGGCGATTAGTTGGGCCTGGTGGAATTCCCCCCGTCCAGGCCCAGCATTTACCCCTGTCGGCGGGGATTTCACCCTCCACTCCAGCGCCGGTCCTGTATCTCTGAAAAATTTCCGGGGTAAAGTCGTATTAATGTATTTTGGCTTTAGTCACTGCCCGGACATTTGCCCCACCACCTTAAAAACTTGGGCTCAAGCCCTGGACTCGTTGGATCCGGCCGCCCAAGACCGGGTTCAAGGTTTGTTTATCAGCATTGACCCACAGAGGGACACTTTGAAATGGCTGGAAAAATTCACCCACTACTTTCACAGCAGCATTCTCGGTCTGAGCGGATCGCAACAGGAATTACAGCAAGTGGCTGACCTCTATCAAGTGAAATACCGCGTGGAATATTCCCAAAACCGGCCCGATGAGGTTATCAAGGTGGAACACACCCCATTTGTATATATTATCAACCCCCATGGCGGTATCCACACCTTGTTGCCCCATGACAGCAGTACCGCCGGCGTTTTAAACGCGGTGGAACTGGCATTGACATTACAGGATTACAGTATATGA
- the gspG gene encoding type II secretion system major pseudopilin GspG has protein sequence MKRKIKHAGFTLIELLVVLSILGLLAGLVGPRVMQYVGSSKSKTAKIQIEDIGAGLDLYLLDLGQYPSTQEGLLALVEAPANQVAWNGPYLKKKTLPKDPWGEPYYFKSPGEHGDYDLYSLGADKAQGGQGEDRDINNWE, from the coding sequence ATGAAACGAAAGATTAAGCACGCCGGGTTCACCTTAATCGAATTATTGGTGGTTTTGAGTATTTTGGGCTTGCTGGCAGGTTTGGTAGGACCCCGAGTGATGCAATATGTGGGCAGTTCCAAGTCTAAGACCGCAAAAATACAAATTGAGGATATTGGCGCTGGGTTGGATTTGTATTTGTTGGATTTGGGGCAATACCCCAGTACCCAGGAAGGTTTGCTGGCTCTGGTTGAGGCGCCGGCCAATCAAGTCGCATGGAATGGGCCGTATTTAAAAAAGAAAACTCTGCCCAAAGACCCTTGGGGAGAACCGTATTATTTTAAATCACCGGGTGAGCATGGAGACTACGATCTTTACTCGCTGGGTGCGGATAAAGCGCAGGGTGGTCAAGGGGAAGACCGGGATATCAATAACTGGGAGTAA
- a CDS encoding prepilin-type N-terminal cleavage/methylation domain-containing protein, which yields MKSVTQLRLPKRLVSNSGFTLVEVMLSISLLATLLVLVFAGMRFVTTAWDKGVRKYNGHNEVYMAQNWLRRTFAAVPALLLDAGGSPVDSREVPQYVAFEGSAQKMRFVATLPHHYGGGGLHVLELDGQGGVDKAQLLLSTRLLPLGSKGLFQSVSTPATESEVLLTDIVEARFSYLGEDVTGQWRWQETWSGRDILPYQVRIDLQLKSGVSWPGFVATLHSDGKRGPARVPGLSLGCSGTISAGWYG from the coding sequence ATGAAATCTGTAACGCAGCTTCGGTTACCGAAGCGGTTGGTATCAAACTCCGGGTTCACGCTCGTAGAAGTGATGCTGTCAATCAGTTTGTTGGCGACATTGCTGGTACTGGTGTTCGCCGGCATGCGTTTTGTTACCACCGCTTGGGATAAGGGGGTAAGGAAATACAATGGGCACAATGAGGTCTATATGGCGCAAAACTGGTTACGCCGCACATTTGCTGCAGTGCCGGCGCTGTTGCTGGACGCCGGCGGATCTCCCGTCGATTCGAGAGAGGTGCCGCAATATGTAGCGTTCGAGGGCAGCGCACAGAAAATGCGGTTCGTGGCTACTTTGCCGCATCATTATGGCGGTGGAGGTTTGCATGTACTGGAGTTGGATGGGCAAGGCGGAGTGGACAAAGCTCAACTGTTGCTCAGCACTCGATTGTTACCGCTGGGCAGTAAGGGTTTATTCCAGTCAGTCAGCACTCCAGCCACTGAATCGGAAGTGCTTTTGACAGACATTGTTGAAGCCAGGTTCAGCTATCTTGGTGAAGACGTCACGGGTCAATGGCGTTGGCAGGAAACCTGGAGCGGGCGAGATATTTTGCCTTATCAAGTGCGCATCGACTTGCAGCTTAAATCAGGGGTTTCCTGGCCGGGGTTTGTGGCAACGTTACATAGCGACGGCAAACGCGGGCCGGCCCGAGTGCCGGGTTTGTCACTTGGATGCAGTGGTACTATAAGTGCTGGGTGGTATGGGTAG
- a CDS encoding type II secretion system F family protein gives MPVFYYKAVDTQGASKQGEMTAEQEAEVVRQLQDSGLVPIQVQTNPLVTASKTWTLRRRVVHSQDVIDFTRNLATLLNAGVELDRALQIQEQLCEKPAMATVVADVRNRVREGAEFTAALQAHTKVFQPLYVSIVRAGELVGNLGQIVSKLADYLERNKQLRDDTVSALMYPALLLVVTLLSVLGLMLFVLPQFTQMFEGMEAALPWSTQIVVSTGEWLQQYIWTVLPGGILLLAGFKMALADPRRRLQWHKWLLTLPLVGTLLAKLDVARFSYTMGLMLSNGVPLLAALRSSTSVMRNGYLQHIANTAKTSLEQGSGFAETLRASGVFPLLATHMISVGEETGQLGAMLQRVADTYDSQVRVSLQRLVALLEPILIVGLGLLVAGIIISILMAVLGMNDLVM, from the coding sequence ATGCCAGTGTTTTATTATAAGGCTGTCGACACCCAGGGTGCCAGCAAGCAGGGGGAGATGACAGCCGAGCAGGAGGCCGAAGTGGTGCGGCAGCTGCAGGATTCCGGCCTGGTTCCCATTCAAGTGCAAACCAATCCTCTGGTGACCGCTTCAAAAACCTGGACGCTTAGGCGTAGGGTGGTTCATTCCCAGGATGTTATCGATTTTACCCGTAATCTGGCGACCTTGCTCAATGCCGGTGTTGAACTGGATAGGGCTTTACAAATACAAGAGCAATTGTGTGAAAAGCCGGCTATGGCGACAGTGGTGGCGGATGTGCGTAACCGGGTCCGTGAAGGCGCGGAATTCACTGCAGCGCTTCAGGCCCATACTAAAGTATTCCAGCCACTATACGTAAGTATAGTGCGAGCCGGGGAGTTGGTTGGTAACCTTGGTCAAATAGTGAGTAAATTGGCGGACTATTTGGAGCGCAACAAACAGCTGCGGGACGACACTGTATCTGCGCTCATGTACCCGGCACTGTTGCTTGTGGTGACCTTGTTATCGGTTTTGGGCCTAATGCTGTTTGTGTTACCACAGTTTACCCAAATGTTCGAGGGGATGGAGGCCGCACTGCCTTGGTCTACCCAGATCGTGGTATCCACTGGTGAGTGGTTACAGCAGTACATCTGGACAGTGCTGCCTGGGGGAATATTGTTGTTGGCCGGTTTTAAGATGGCGCTGGCGGATCCGAGGCGACGTTTGCAGTGGCATAAATGGTTGTTGACGTTACCTCTGGTGGGGACTTTGCTGGCAAAACTGGATGTGGCCAGGTTCAGCTATACCATGGGGCTGATGTTGAGCAATGGCGTGCCTTTACTTGCCGCACTGCGCAGTTCCACATCGGTAATGCGAAATGGCTATTTGCAGCATATTGCCAATACCGCTAAAACCAGTTTGGAACAAGGCAGTGGATTTGCAGAGACTCTACGAGCCAGTGGCGTGTTTCCCCTGTTGGCAACGCATATGATCAGCGTGGGGGAAGAAACCGGGCAGTTGGGGGCAATGTTGCAACGCGTAGCAGACACTTATGATTCTCAGGTGCGTGTTAGTTTGCAGCGTCTTGTGGCCTTGCTGGAACCGATACTTATCGTGGGTTTGGGTTTGCTCGTAGCCGGGATAATTATCTCCATACTCATGGCCGTTCTGGGTATGAATGACCTGGTGATGTGA
- a CDS encoding type II secretion system protein GspK, with protein sequence MGQKGTALVIVLWVVALLSMVSLGFSKSMSLESRSTGNLLAAARDQYHAEAGLNQALLVLLQMRQGQMRQVQAQHQFPWHADGQVRQMQYKDSQLSVSVLDERARIDLNYAPVVLLQSLLVNAGVSEAKSTELAHAIADWRDSDHVAHAQGAEDDAYAASGLDYGAKDAPFQSVAELLLVRGMTTQVYHSVQDSLTVYSGQSMVSSQYASEQVRRAMHSVGLSVSQAAVKSLTATNVVSITSALTQPHAVEQSRNGSSTGTMVTRGGIKAVVRLHGAPQWSYSVLEWQPLAKPCLIIANRFNCNEYES encoded by the coding sequence ATGGGTCAAAAAGGTACGGCCTTGGTTATCGTATTGTGGGTGGTCGCTCTATTGTCCATGGTCTCGCTGGGTTTTAGTAAATCCATGAGCCTGGAAAGTCGGTCCACGGGCAACCTGCTGGCAGCAGCGCGGGACCAATATCACGCGGAGGCGGGGCTGAATCAGGCTTTATTGGTGTTATTGCAGATGCGACAGGGGCAAATGCGACAGGTACAGGCACAGCATCAGTTCCCATGGCATGCGGATGGACAGGTTAGACAAATGCAGTATAAAGATTCGCAGCTGAGTGTGTCCGTGTTAGACGAGCGCGCCAGAATCGATCTTAATTATGCTCCGGTGGTGCTGTTGCAATCCTTATTGGTTAATGCCGGGGTATCGGAGGCAAAAAGTACGGAATTGGCGCACGCTATTGCGGACTGGCGAGATTCGGACCACGTGGCTCACGCGCAGGGGGCGGAAGACGATGCTTACGCCGCTTCCGGGCTGGATTACGGCGCTAAGGATGCTCCGTTTCAATCCGTTGCCGAGTTATTGTTGGTCCGCGGTATGACCACGCAAGTGTACCATTCTGTCCAAGATTCATTGACCGTTTATTCAGGGCAAAGTATGGTCAGCAGTCAATATGCATCGGAACAAGTACGTCGAGCCATGCATTCCGTCGGTTTGAGCGTGAGCCAGGCGGCTGTTAAATCGCTTACAGCGACGAATGTAGTGTCCATAACGTCAGCATTGACTCAGCCGCACGCAGTCGAGCAATCAAGGAATGGTTCAAGTACCGGCACCATGGTGACGCGCGGAGGTATTAAAGCTGTGGTGCGCTTACACGGTGCGCCGCAGTGGTCCTATTCTGTTTTGGAGTGGCAACCGTTGGCAAAACCGTGTTTGATTATTGCGAACAGATTTAACTGTAATGAATATGAAAGCTGA
- the gspE gene encoding type II secretion system ATPase GspE produces MNTTPDTGLTQIGVNHKGHDPFTQYLIDHELLKRSDLGKLCQIQSDSTDTSAATLFRLGLVSAPDIAAALSAITTLPIVAADECLPDEQPRMSPRYLRAKAVIPLRVEAGQVVVVMGDPRDTEAVQAVGVAYGKPVQVQLGLFSHIHASLERCFSDQDQAGQDNLSANMPIAANDSADVEHLRDLASEAPVIRSVNQIIQQAVELGASDIHLEPFEERLQLRFRVDGVLRQIAPPDYGLTAAIVSRIKIMARLDIAERRLPQDGRIPLKVSGKDIDLRIATAPTLYGESVVIRLLDKAGVTLDFSGLGFDGELLREFTRLLTKPHGIVLVTGPTGSGKTTTLYAALSSINSDARKIVSVEDPVEYQLDGVNQIAAKPQIGLSFANALRSIVRQDPDIIMIGEMRDTETARIAVQSALTGHLVLSTLHTNDAAGAITRLLDMGLEEYLLTSTVNGVLAQRLVRTLCPHCRDAYTLASETVRELGLEQRAQQNRTGELLLYKAVGCGHCSGSGYVGRTAVLELMSMSESVKKQILCRADAGTIKQTAVAQGMRTMFDNGINMAMEGITSLEEILRVTRDF; encoded by the coding sequence ATGAACACAACACCAGATACAGGGTTGACGCAAATCGGCGTTAATCACAAGGGGCACGATCCGTTTACGCAATACCTCATCGATCATGAGCTGTTGAAACGATCCGACCTGGGTAAATTGTGCCAGATTCAAAGCGATTCCACGGATACATCGGCGGCGACACTGTTTCGACTTGGGTTGGTGTCAGCGCCGGATATCGCAGCGGCCTTATCTGCGATTACCACTTTGCCCATTGTGGCGGCGGATGAATGCCTGCCTGACGAGCAACCTAGAATGTCCCCGCGTTACTTACGGGCCAAAGCCGTAATCCCCTTGCGGGTGGAGGCAGGCCAAGTGGTGGTTGTCATGGGGGATCCGCGTGATACCGAAGCGGTCCAAGCTGTAGGGGTTGCCTATGGCAAACCGGTGCAGGTCCAACTCGGTTTGTTTTCTCATATCCATGCCAGTCTGGAACGTTGTTTTTCTGATCAGGATCAGGCGGGCCAGGACAATTTATCCGCAAACATGCCGATTGCCGCCAATGACAGTGCTGACGTGGAGCATTTACGCGACCTGGCCAGCGAAGCACCGGTTATTCGCAGCGTGAACCAGATAATTCAGCAAGCGGTGGAGTTGGGAGCGTCGGATATTCATCTGGAACCGTTTGAGGAACGCTTGCAACTGCGCTTTCGCGTTGATGGCGTATTAAGACAAATAGCACCGCCGGACTATGGTTTGACAGCGGCAATTGTTTCCCGCATTAAAATAATGGCGCGTCTGGACATTGCCGAGCGTCGTTTGCCGCAGGATGGACGAATCCCGCTGAAAGTGTCTGGTAAGGACATCGACTTGCGTATTGCCACGGCTCCTACATTGTATGGGGAAAGTGTGGTCATTCGTTTATTGGACAAAGCCGGCGTTACCCTGGATTTTAGCGGATTAGGTTTTGATGGTGAGTTACTGCGGGAATTTACCCGTTTGCTCACTAAGCCTCATGGTATCGTGCTGGTGACCGGGCCTACCGGCAGCGGTAAAACCACGACACTTTACGCAGCCTTGAGTAGCATCAACAGTGACGCGCGCAAAATCGTGTCAGTAGAAGACCCGGTGGAATACCAACTGGATGGAGTCAATCAAATTGCTGCCAAACCTCAAATCGGTTTGAGTTTTGCTAATGCGTTGCGTTCCATAGTGCGTCAGGATCCGGACATTATTATGATTGGTGAGATGCGTGATACGGAAACCGCGCGTATCGCCGTTCAATCAGCGCTAACGGGTCATTTGGTTTTGTCCACTTTGCACACCAATGATGCCGCCGGCGCGATCACCCGCTTGCTGGATATGGGGCTGGAAGAATATTTGCTCACATCAACCGTAAATGGTGTATTAGCGCAACGCCTGGTACGCACTTTGTGTCCCCATTGTCGCGACGCTTATACGCTGGCATCGGAAACAGTGCGCGAGCTGGGCTTGGAACAACGGGCGCAACAAAATCGTACTGGAGAACTTTTACTCTATAAAGCGGTGGGTTGTGGGCATTGCTCCGGTAGCGGCTATGTGGGGCGAACGGCGGTGCTGGAATTAATGAGCATGAGTGAATCGGTAAAAAAACAAATACTGTGTCGCGCCGACGCCGGTACGATTAAGCAAACCGCTGTGGCCCAAGGGATGCGCACTATGTTTGACAACGGTATTAATATGGCCATGGAGGGAATTACCTCATTGGAAGAGATACTACGGGTAACCCGAGATTTTTAG